The Glandiceps talaboti chromosome 1, keGlaTala1.1, whole genome shotgun sequence genome has a segment encoding these proteins:
- the LOC144433697 gene encoding ileal sodium/bile acid cotransporter-like, with the protein METTQSVPMDNASNVTGPAVWTPPLNLVLGSQIDINITLVFMMVAMGCTMTASDIKQIVKRPVAITIGALCQFGVMPSLGFGLAHLFKLPPNMAVGLIIVACCPGGLLSNFYAFWTEGDPTLSVCMTTVSTIVGIGMMPLCIYLYTQSWIKLSTTLIPSTRDIIISLIILLVPVAFGMLIKWKWPKPAEKIGLMLNIFIIIGFIISIILYVIAFKPVFQSSWRPYLVAFTYPVLSYIIGYCIAWIFKRNKYQCRTIAFETGVQNGALALSLINLLLLQGEEAGPGIGQMMVIPILHTLAVMLEGFTVVIFYWCYKRLVLGEKELEVIKTGRNLQRLRGQKSNTPTNSSEKSEKSEVGNENQAYYYASGSPYMVDQFAQTSFPDETSEFVYTSSILFSNK; encoded by the exons ATGGAAACCACACAGAGTGTTCCTATGGACAATGCCAGCAACGTGACGGGACCAGCAGTGTGGACTCCTCCACTAAATCTGGTCCTCGGAAGTCAGATCGATATCAACATCACGTTAGTCTTCATGATGGTTGCCATGGGCTGCACGATGACGGCAAGCGATATCAAACAAATCGTGAAAAGACCTGTCGCTATCACCATTGGAGCGTTGTGTCAGTTTGGAGTTATGCCATCGCTTGGATTTGGCCTAGCACACCTATTTAAACTACCACCCAACATGGCTGTTGGTCTCATTATCGTTGCATGTTGCCCTGGTGGACTGCTCTCTAACTTTTATGCATTTTGGACGGAAGGTGATCCAACTTTAAG TGTGTGTATGACAACCGTATCAACAATCGTTGGCATAGGTATGATGCCGTTATGTATATACCTCTATACACAAAGTTGGATAAAGTTATCAACTACACTTATCCCATCTACTCGTGATATCATCATTTCCTTGATCATTCTTCTTGTTCCCGTGGCATTTGGCATGCTAATCAAATGGAAATGGCCAAAACCCGCCGAAAAGATTGGTCTG ATGCTAAACATATTCATCATAATAGGATTTATTATCTCCATCATTCTCTACGTTATCGCCTTCAAGCCCGTTTTCCAATCGTCATGGCGCCCCTACCTTGTTGCTTTCACCTATCCAGTTCTTTCCTACATCATTGGCTACTGCATCGCCTGGATCTTCAAACGTAACAAGTACCAATGCAGAACGATTGCGTTTGAAACTGGAGTCCAGAACGGAGCCCTCGCTTTGAGTCTTATCAATCTACTTCTCTTGCAAGGAGAGGAAGCTGGTCCCGGGATTGGTCAGATGATGGTGATACCCATTCTGCACACTCTAGCCGTAATGCTTGAGGGATTCACCGTCGTTATCTTCTATTGGTGTTACAAGAGACTGGTTCTTGGAGAAAAAGAATTAGAAGTTATAAAGACGGGAAGAAATCTGCAAAGATTACGTGGCCAGAAATCAAACACCCCTACCAACTCCTCGGAGAAGTCTGAGAAATCTGAAGTTGGAAACGAAAATCAAGCATATTATTATGCCTCGGGTAGTCCCTACATGGTGGATCAGTTCGCCCAAACGTCGTTTCCAGATGAAACCAGTGAATTTGTTTACACGAGCTCAATTTTGTTCTCAAACAAGTAA